The genomic window ATGCATACGCACGTAACCACTAATTACGAATAGTATTAGTTTTGGTTGAATAATAGCAAAACCCAAACAATCTAGAAGCAATTTTTACTTACAAGCTACTACTTAATTGAAAAGGTACCAAGACTTGCTTCAAAGATTGGTAATCGTTGTTCAAATTCATCTGCCCCAGTAGAAAAAATTACATTCCAAATAGTCCTCCCATCTTTAATGACATAATATATTTGTTTTCCGCTTCTACCTAGTGATGTTTCTGTGATTATCCGTCCTACCTGATAACCTTCAACCGACCCAGTTTTCATATCTACTATACGAATCTGAGCAGGAAAGTTCTTGCTTTCCTCTTGTAAGTAAGTTTCTAAATTAATCGTAAAAGGTACTTGTTCATTTAAGACAATTACATTAGTTAAGAAGCCTGAGTCGCCCTTGTTCGAGTCGAAAGCCAAAAGAAAAGCTGAGGGATTTTGTTGTACTTGTTGAGCAAACTGCTCAATTTCTGGATTGTGACTGACTGACCTCTTCATTGATTTATATAACTTATCATGAAAATCTCCACTATCCCAACTTGCAGGCAACCATAATTCTGCACCACCACCCTCAAACTTCTTCCAACCAGATGGAACACTTGGGGGTATATTTACCTCGGAAATAGAAGGTTGTTGATTAGTGTAATCAGTATTTGCTTGCTCAGAATTACTTGCTTGTAGCTCAGTTGGTGTTGAAGTCACAACTGGCTGACTTGGATGAGATTGAAAAGGCTTATAAATTACCCAACTACCGAATTTAATTAAAAATAGTATAGCGAAAGCAATTACTCCACCTGTGAATTGGTCAGTCTTGCTAGAGAATATATTTGTTCGAGTTTTTGAAGATTGAATTTGAGTAGTCGCTGAGGTTTTAAGTTGCTTACTTTGTTTAGGCTTTTCTATTTCTGTAGGTGGTAATCGTGGTGCTGAAGAAGAAGGTGAATATGACTGTACAGTTGAATTAATTTCTGATAGACATCTCACAATCATTTGGGCATTTTGAGGACGCTTGCCAGGAAATGCTTCCATCAGGTAATCAATCAAACCAGCTACCTGTTTAGATATTTGTAAGGCACTGTCTCGCCACATTAACTTACCAGTTCGCGGGTCTTCATAAAATTGATCTGGAGACTTGCCAGTAAGTAAATAAACAAATGTCCGACCTAGGGCGAAGAAGTCTGATTGTTGTACTGCTTTACCATTGGCTTGTTCTAGTGGTGTATAGCCTGGTGAAATAATCCCTGTTATATTCTGCCCTGCTGCTTTTTGATGATAGGTTCGTGTAACTTCTCTTGCTGTGCCAAAGTCAATCAAAGCTAGATTTCCATCGGCTTTAAGCATAATATTTGGTGGCTTGATATCTCTATGGAAAAAGTTCTGTTGATGCACTTCATGCAAAATATTTGCCAACTGGGTTAGCCATAAAAGTGCTAACTTTTCATCAATGGGGCGATTACCTCGTTGTTCCATGTATTGGTGCAAATCCAACCCCTCGATTTTCTCCATTACCAAGCAATGCAGTGGCGCTTGGCTATTTTTGGGAGAGAAGATAAAGTACCCATTTCCTTTTGGAATCCCTGGATGATTCAGATGGCTTAAGACTTGTGCTTCTTGCTGAAACAGCGATACTGCCTTAGCATCATCCAGCATCAAAACTTTTAAGACTTTGAGAGTGTTGCTGTGGTTAACTTCAAATGTCTTGGCAAAACCACCTGCGCCTAATTGGCGAGTCACTCGATACCTTCCTTCCAAAAGCAATTCTGAGCCACAGGCTTGACAAAACAGTATATTTTCAGAATTTTGAGGTCTTGGGCATTGGAGATTGATGCAGAGGGTCATAGTGTTTTTTGCAACACAGTTTGCCCTGATAGTCTAGCCTTACGGAGATATTTACGTCACCAGTAAAAATTAGGGCAATGAGTGATGCCTGCGGCAACCCCTGCGGTCTACGCTTGTGTTTCTGCGCGATAATAATGATTTAGCCTACAGGTATTTTTGTTTATTTATTCCCACCCTTCAAAGTTCATATGTCTAAAGATATGCAACGCGAATTTACCAACCGCGATGAGTTGGTAGCCTACCTCCGCGAACAATTCCCAGATGCAGCAGAACGCGATCATCACATCAGCGAAACTCTGGGAGGACGCAAAGCGGCACAAGAAGCGCTGCAAAAAATCGACCCCATAAGCTACGCGCAAACACGTAATTTTTTCACAGGTGCTGTAACACGACTTTCGCCTTACATCCGCTATGGCGTTTTGAGTTTGCGAGAAATTCGAGATTATGTCCTTGAACGGGTACAGCAGCAAGAGGATGCTACAAAACTAATTAACGAGTTAGGTTGGCGCGACTACTGGCAACGGTTGTATGTCAAGTTAGGGGATGAAATCTGGAAAGACCAGGAAGAATACAAAACTGGTTACACTGTGGGTGAATATGCACCGGAATTGCCGCAAGATATCAGACAAGGAACCACAGGCAGAGTTTGCATCGACAGCTTTAGCCGTGACTTAAAAGAAACTGGCTATCTACATAACCACGCCCGGATGTGGCTAGCGGCTTACATTGTCCATTGGCGGCGTATTCGTTGGCAAACAGGAGCCAAGTGGTTTCTCGAACACCTTTTAGATGGAGATCCTGCTAGCAATAATATGTCATGGCAGTGGGTTGCCAGCACCTTTAGTCATAAACCGTATTTTTTCAACCGGGAAAACTTAGAACGCTACACCAAAGGCGTTTATTGCCAGAAATGTGCGCTTTACGGTCATTGTGATTTTGAAGGTAGTTATGAAGAATTAGAACAGCGACTTTTTCCTAAAGGGGAATTTAGTCAACAAGCCAATAGCCAAAGTTGGCAGCGTGGGAAGAAGCGGCGCTAAGTACATGTCAGCATAACATTAGCGTTTTTAAATGCAGAGGGACGCATTGGCATTGCAGAAGCACACATTGGCATTACAGAGGGATGCATTGGCATTGTAGAGGGACACATTAGCATTGTAGAGGGACACATTGGCATTGCAGAGGGACACATTGGCATTGTAGAGGGACACATTGGCATTGTAGAGGGATGCATTGGCATTGCTATTGCTAAATTTAATTCGCTACGAATTAATGAAATGCTGTACTAAGATTTTTTGCCTTTTAACAGGAAACAAAACCAAAATCTAATGAGTAAACCAATTGTTTGGGTACATGGAGATTGCCTCAGTCCATACAACCCTGTACTGCAAAAATACTCCGATGCCCCAGCTATCTGGGTTTGGGACGAGGCTTTGATAAAAGAATGGCAGTTGAGTCTCAAACGCCTTGCTTTCATCTACGAATGCTTGCTAGAGTTACCCGTTGTTATCCGTCGTGGCGATGTGGCACAAGAAATTTTAGCTTTTGCTCAAGAACATGATGCGAATTTAGTCGTCACAGCCAACAGTCCCAGTCCCCGGTTTGATGATATCTGCAATCAAATGGAGGGTTCTATAGCAGTGGAAGTCCTAGAGGTAGAGCCATTTTTTGAGTATGACGGGTATATTGACCTGAAGCGGTTCTCACGCTATTGGAAAGTGGCTCAAAATTATGTTTTTGAATAGCTTACAGCAGAATTCAAGTATTTGAACCACATCTGTCGTAGGGGCGCAAGGCCAAGATCCCCTCCCGCGTGGTCTATTTACCTGAAAATAGCTGTAATTGTAAAATTGTAATCTCTAGCGATCGCTTCTTCTACCAATCAGATGCAAGGAGTTGCGATCGCAACTCCTTGGGCGTGGATAGGCTGATTCAAAATATGAAGCATTAAATTTTCTGATTACCATCTCGTGCTAAATTACTAGAGCTTGGAGTTGGGAAACTCCGGTGAAATTCCGGGACTGTGCCGCAGCTGTGATGGGATCACCCAAGTCAGAATGCCAACTCTCAAGATGTCCTCAAGACACATTCACCGTCTACTCCCTGCGTTGCACGGGGAAGGAGTTCCAAGTTTGCTTTCTGGATTTGCCACTTGTCCTGGCTTGTTTTATGCTACACCCGCCGCAGATGGTATATTATCTCGGATTAGAATACCAGGTGGAATTATTAGTAGTCAGCAGTGCCGTACGATCGCACACATAGCAGAACAGCACGGGGGCGGCTATGTGGATGTGACTAATCGAGCTAACCTGCAAGTCCGCGAAATTCGCACGGGGATAAATGCTGAGGTTCTGAAGCTCTTACAGGATATGGGGCTGGGTTCTGGCAACACTGTTGTAGACCACATCCGTAATATTATGACCAGTCCAACTGCTGGTATCGACCCGCAGGAATTAATTGACACTCGCCCTTTTGTCCAAGCTTGGGATAATTATATTGCTGCACATTCGGCGCTTTCGGGACTGTCGGCAAAATTTAGCGTTTGCTTTGATGGTGGTGGCATAATTCGAGTGGGCGATCGCTTGAATGATATCCTATTTGCCGCTGTTTTAATTGATGGTAATGTTTACTTCCGCCTCTATCTCAGTGTAGGCACAAAGGGTCAACCGCCTAGTGATATGGGAATTTTGTTACCACCAGAGGAATGTTTGCCCGTCTTGGCAGCTTTGGCAGATGTTTATCTAGCTCATAGTCATACTACGAGTAAGCGGCGGCTACGTCTCTTAGAGTTATTGAATACGTTGGGTTGTGAAAATTATCTCCAAGAAGTTCAGCAGCGTCTATCTTTCCCTCTTTTATGCAGTGAAACAAGAAAAGACCTAACCCCCCAACCCCGAACCCTTGTAGGGTTGGGGGAGGAATTCTCTACTCTTTTACAAGGAGATGGGAAGTATCAGCATATTGGCATCCATCCTCAACGTCAGAAAGGCTTATTTTACATTGGTATCGTGTTACCTCTGGGACGATTGGAGAGTAGGCAGATATGGGGTTTGGCAGATTTAGCAGCAAAATATGGTAGCGGCACTCTTCGGTTAACCCCCTGGCAAAATTTACTGCTAACAGATATTCCTCAGCAATGGCTTGCCGATGTCCAAAGTGAAATTGCTTTATTAGGATTAGATTCTTCTGCAACCAACATCAAGAGTGCATTAGTTGCCTGTTCTGGTAAGAAGGGTTGTGCCGCTTCTGCCACGGACACCAAAAGTCATGCGTTGGCATTAGCAGAATATCTTGAAACTCGCGTCACTCTGGATTGCCCAGTTAATATTCACTTCAGTGGCTGCGAAAAATCCTGCGCCCAGCATAGCAAGAGTGATATTACTCTGCTCGGTGTCAGCATTGAGACGGACAATGGAACTGTGGAGGGCTATCACGTTTATGTTGGTGACAGTAAGCAGAAATTTGGACGTGAACTATATCAATATGTGACTTTTGCCGAACTACCTGCATTAATAGAGCGGATGCTATATGTATATAAAATTCAACGCCTAAATTCTGATGAGTCCTTCGGGAAATTTGCTAATCGATATCCCCTAGCACAATTACAGCAATTATTTAATAAATATTTAGAAAATGGAACCACAGATGCACACAAATAAATACAGATGATTGATTACTCCCTTCACAGTGCAAGATTACTCAATTCCTCTGTTTCTCTTTCTCTGTGTTCTCTGCGCGGCAGTTGCTTCTCCTAAGGGAGACGCTGCGCGAACAAGTCGGGGAACCGCATCGCCCTTGGCGTCTCCCCTTGGGAGAAGGGCGCACTGCCTTGCCTCTGCGGTTAATTAAATTAGATATTTTTCTAATCAAAAGGGAATATCTATATTAAACAAATCAATCCAAAATTTAAAATCCCAAATCGAATGCCCGACTACATCCGAGATGCCAACGAAATTTACCGTAATTCCTTTGCAATTATCCGGTCAGAAGCGAACCTAGATGTGCTGCCAACGGATGTAGCAAAAGTTGCAGTGCGTCTCATTCATGCCTGTGGAATGACGGATATTGTCACTGACTTAGGATATTCACCAACAGCGGTGCAATCCGCAAGGGCAGCGCTGGCAGCAGGAGCGCCGATTCTATGCGATTGCCGGATGGTTGCGGATGGCGTTACCAGGCGGCGGTTATCTGCAAACAATCAAGTTATTTGTACCCTCAACGAGCCGCAAGTGCCAGAAATTGCCCAGCGTCTGGGTACTACAAGGTCGGCGGCAGCTTTAGAATTATGGCGATCGCACCTCCAAGGAGCAGTTATCGCAATTGGCAATGCACCTACAGCACTATTTAGACTCTTAGAAATGCTTGATGAAGTAGCTGACAAACCTGCTATTATCTTAGGCTTTCCTGTTGGGTTTGTTGGTGCAGCCGAATCGAAAGCAGCACTGGCAGCAGACAGTAGGAATGTACCATTTTTAACCTTACATGGTCGGCGCGGTGGGAGTGCGATCGCCGCAGCAGCAGTTAACGCCTTGGCAACGGAGGAAGAATGAATATGAAACCCAAAGGTCGTCTCTATGGAATTGGTGTCGGGCCAGGCGATCCAGAACTATTGACTCTGAAGGCACTGCGATTATTACGTGCGGCTCCCGTGGTAGCCTATCAATCAGCAACAAATAAAGAGAGTATTGCTAGAGCGATCGTGGCACAGTATCTTCCTGGCAATCAAATTGAGGTGCTATTTCACCTCCCCCGCGCCTTAGAGCCAGAAAAGGCCAAGTCTATTTACGACAAAGAAATTGAACCAATTGCCGACCATCTAGCAGCGGGTCGAGATGTCGTGGTGCTGTGCGAGGGTGACCCATTCTTCTATGGCTCGTTCATGTACCTGTTCACGCGGTTATCTGATCAGTACGAAACAGAAGTCGTCCCCGGAGTTTCCTCGCTAATGGCTTGTCCGGTAGCCTTGGGTGTACCTTTCACCTACTACACCGATATTCTCACAGTCCTACCCGCCCCATTGCCAGCAGAAGAACTGACTACACATCTGCTGATGACTGATGCAGCAGCAATTATGAAACTAGGTCGCCACTTTACGAAAGTACGGGATATCCTACATAAATTAGGGTTAGCATCACGAGCAAGATATATTGAGCGGGCATCAACGTCACAGCAACGCATCATACCTCTGGATGAAGTTGATCCAGCCAAAGTACCCTATTTCTCGATGATTGTGATTCCCACCAAGAATCGACTATAGTTTTTTGATGAATAGTCTGCCTTGACTAATCGAAAATCCAAAATAGAATAACCTCCTGGCAGATTGAACCAGGAGAGTTGAAAAAAATGGATTGATTTTCACAAGCGTTGTAGCAAACTCAAACCGTGGGTATCAGTACCACAGGTATTGAAAAGAAAGTATTCATCAGCCAACTTTTGCACTTGTTCTGATTCCAATATGCTAGGTTTCCAAGGGTTGGGGTTATTGTAGGCGTAGAAAGTCTCCACACCATCGATACCCTTTTGGGACGCAGCTGGAATTAAGTCAAAATGCGATCGCTTGTAACGAACTGGATGAGCCAGAACTGCCAATCCCCCAGCTTCATGAATAGCGGCAATCACGTTACTTGCCTGATATTCTTTGCCTGTAGTCGCCCTTCTTTGCAGATAGGGTTTCATACTAGGGTGTTCTGTCCCGAAAGCATAAGCTAAAATGTGAACTTCTATATCCAAAAGGTTGGCATTGATTTCCACGCCACTCCACAGGTAAGGAGTGCTTGCCCCAGGATTATTCCACTTCCAATCTTCTAACCAAGCAAGGGCCGCTTGATAGCCGATAATACCATGATGATCGGTGATCGCTAACCCTTTTAGCCCAATAGCGATCGCCTGCTCCATCAATCCACTCGGCTGCAACCTCCCATCTGAGTAGACAGTGTGCATATGAAAGTTGAATAACCTTGGACAACTTTGTGCATCAATGTTCTGGAATACTTGCTTCAAAAGTTCCGCAGAAGCAGTAGTTCGGGCCAAATTTACAGCCATAACCCCCTCTGAATAAAAATATATTTTCTTAACACACTAAAACGCCCCATTTATAGATGAGAAATTTCCAACACTGTAAATATAGTGTTGGTGGCTACTTTCTCAGCTTTCTCAGCAAATTTTTCAATATGTTAAGACTACGTTAGCAAATCTTAACCTCAGTGAGCATAGGTAATTTATATTACTTTAAATTTAAGTAGTAAATAATATTACATATAAATTTTATAAATTCGCTTATCCTATTTGTGCTGAATGACTTATTTTTAAAGACTTAGTAGAATAATTTTCTCTAATAAGCCTGAAATGCAACTATATGCTGTGTATAAAAAACATCAATAATTATCAATAATTAAACTGAATTTATTTAATCCAGTCATGACTTCAGCGTAGGCGTAGCCCGCCGCAGGCATCGCATAAGTGAGTCTACAATAGCTCCAAGAAAACTAGCGATCGCTTACGGCTGATTATACCCCCCGTGCAATCCCAAAAGACTCTCCCTTCAAGGTAACTCCAAGGGGTTCTACCACTACCTCACGGGCAAGGGACGCTTCAACCCTTCCGGCAATCACAGCTGTTAGCTTATGTTCTCTTGCGAGAATGACGATCCTCTCTGCATCCTGCTCCAACTCTGTATAGAATGCAAATCCGGCTCCATAATTGAACACGGAAAGCATCGTCTCTGCCCCGCCCTCAAGATGACCCTCAACAAACGTAAATATCTCCGGCACTGGGAGCATCGTTTCGATCACGTACCGCAACGGCTTCACAGATCGCATCAGCTTCTGCCATCCATGTCCAGTGATATTCTCCATCGCGGTGGGACGAATTCCCTCGCCAAGCACCGCCTGCACAAGTGGTGTGTAGAGATACGACGCGGCATTCATCGCTTCCCAGAACTCCTGCCCACTCGGAAGTTTTGTTCTATAGCCATCAGGGAGCGACTGTGCGAGCTTTCGCATTGGGGTAAAGCCGTTCTCATGGGGCCCCGAACTCTCGACGAGAACAATGGTATTTCCGGCATCCAGACGCGAGCTATCAATGGGAGCTACACCAGGCGGCATAACTCCAAAGACGGAGCCTGCAATGTCGAGCCGACCTGGAATCATCTTGGTTTTGAGTTGAGGAGTTTCTCCTGAGAGGTACACGCAACCCACTCGTTTGCACCCCTCGACCACTCCATCAAGAAACCCATCAAGGAAGGCGGGGGTAAAGATTGTTTCAGGAGTGCTTGACGGCAGATAGAGACCAAGAAGTAGAGTCTGCATACCTGAGGTTGCGGCGTCGTTCGTCAAACACGAAATAATCTTGATACCAATGTTCCACCAGAATCGTCGAAGTTCTTCTTCACAGAGATCGTCAGGGCGGGTATCGTCTGCGGTGCCCAGTCCTTCCGGGACAAGTGTCATAGAAAGTTCTCTAGCCCCGGCCTCCAGAAACGGAGCGAGGTTGAAGTTGAAAGTGTTAGCGCTTGCTCCGAGACCCGATGCGGGCACGATCCCATAAGCGCTTGCAAAGCCAAGTGTGCGTTTTGCGGCATCAATGAAGCGTCGCTTTGCGGCATCGAGAGTATCGTAATCGACTTGATCGAGAGCTTGAGGCATCAGGTTGCGTTTTAAGTTAAGAGTTAAGAGTTAGGAGTTAGGAAAACTCATAACTCCTGACTTTAAAATACCTCATCTTCAATACCGCGCCACCATTCCCCCAAATTCATCAAGTCTTGGTAAATATCTTCTAATTCTTTGGTATAAACATCGTTTGTAAGGGTGGCTCGACGCTCTTGCAATTTTTTGAGGCGCAGTTGTACCAATAGCCAAGGTTTAGAGATGCTATTCGTTGCTTCGATGTATTGCGCTAGTTCTTTACTACTGCCTGTTAGCTCATTATTTGACATTTGCTTGAATTGAATAAAATCTATATCTGAT from Nostoc sp. UHCC 0926 includes these protein-coding regions:
- a CDS encoding serine/threonine-protein kinase; its protein translation is MTLCINLQCPRPQNSENILFCQACGSELLLEGRYRVTRQLGAGGFAKTFEVNHSNTLKVLKVLMLDDAKAVSLFQQEAQVLSHLNHPGIPKGNGYFIFSPKNSQAPLHCLVMEKIEGLDLHQYMEQRGNRPIDEKLALLWLTQLANILHEVHQQNFFHRDIKPPNIMLKADGNLALIDFGTAREVTRTYHQKAAGQNITGIISPGYTPLEQANGKAVQQSDFFALGRTFVYLLTGKSPDQFYEDPRTGKLMWRDSALQISKQVAGLIDYLMEAFPGKRPQNAQMIVRCLSEINSTVQSYSPSSSAPRLPPTEIEKPKQSKQLKTSATTQIQSSKTRTNIFSSKTDQFTGGVIAFAILFLIKFGSWVIYKPFQSHPSQPVVTSTPTELQASNSEQANTDYTNQQPSISEVNIPPSVPSGWKKFEGGGAELWLPASWDSGDFHDKLYKSMKRSVSHNPEIEQFAQQVQQNPSAFLLAFDSNKGDSGFLTNVIVLNEQVPFTINLETYLQEESKNFPAQIRIVDMKTGSVEGYQVGRIITETSLGRSGKQIYYVIKDGRTIWNVIFSTGADEFEQRLPIFEASLGTFSIK
- a CDS encoding FAD-binding domain-containing protein, yielding MSKDMQREFTNRDELVAYLREQFPDAAERDHHISETLGGRKAAQEALQKIDPISYAQTRNFFTGAVTRLSPYIRYGVLSLREIRDYVLERVQQQEDATKLINELGWRDYWQRLYVKLGDEIWKDQEEYKTGYTVGEYAPELPQDIRQGTTGRVCIDSFSRDLKETGYLHNHARMWLAAYIVHWRRIRWQTGAKWFLEHLLDGDPASNNMSWQWVASTFSHKPYFFNRENLERYTKGVYCQKCALYGHCDFEGSYEELEQRLFPKGEFSQQANSQSWQRGKKRR
- the cobG gene encoding precorrin-3B synthase — its product is MSSRHIHRLLPALHGEGVPSLLSGFATCPGLFYATPAADGILSRIRIPGGIISSQQCRTIAHIAEQHGGGYVDVTNRANLQVREIRTGINAEVLKLLQDMGLGSGNTVVDHIRNIMTSPTAGIDPQELIDTRPFVQAWDNYIAAHSALSGLSAKFSVCFDGGGIIRVGDRLNDILFAAVLIDGNVYFRLYLSVGTKGQPPSDMGILLPPEECLPVLAALADVYLAHSHTTSKRRLRLLELLNTLGCENYLQEVQQRLSFPLLCSETRKDLTPQPRTLVGLGEEFSTLLQGDGKYQHIGIHPQRQKGLFYIGIVLPLGRLESRQIWGLADLAAKYGSGTLRLTPWQNLLLTDIPQQWLADVQSEIALLGLDSSATNIKSALVACSGKKGCAASATDTKSHALALAEYLETRVTLDCPVNIHFSGCEKSCAQHSKSDITLLGVSIETDNGTVEGYHVYVGDSKQKFGRELYQYVTFAELPALIERMLYVYKIQRLNSDESFGKFANRYPLAQLQQLFNKYLENGTTDAHK
- a CDS encoding precorrin-8X methylmutase, which encodes MPDYIRDANEIYRNSFAIIRSEANLDVLPTDVAKVAVRLIHACGMTDIVTDLGYSPTAVQSARAALAAGAPILCDCRMVADGVTRRRLSANNQVICTLNEPQVPEIAQRLGTTRSAAALELWRSHLQGAVIAIGNAPTALFRLLEMLDEVADKPAIILGFPVGFVGAAESKAALAADSRNVPFLTLHGRRGGSAIAAAAVNALATEEE
- a CDS encoding precorrin-2 C(20)-methyltransferase translates to MKPKGRLYGIGVGPGDPELLTLKALRLLRAAPVVAYQSATNKESIARAIVAQYLPGNQIEVLFHLPRALEPEKAKSIYDKEIEPIADHLAAGRDVVVLCEGDPFFYGSFMYLFTRLSDQYETEVVPGVSSLMACPVALGVPFTYYTDILTVLPAPLPAEELTTHLLMTDAAAIMKLGRHFTKVRDILHKLGLASRARYIERASTSQQRIIPLDEVDPAKVPYFSMIVIPTKNRL
- a CDS encoding PHP domain-containing protein, with protein sequence MAVNLARTTASAELLKQVFQNIDAQSCPRLFNFHMHTVYSDGRLQPSGLMEQAIAIGLKGLAITDHHGIIGYQAALAWLEDWKWNNPGASTPYLWSGVEINANLLDIEVHILAYAFGTEHPSMKPYLQRRATTGKEYQASNVIAAIHEAGGLAVLAHPVRYKRSHFDLIPAASQKGIDGVETFYAYNNPNPWKPSILESEQVQKLADEYFLFNTCGTDTHGLSLLQRL
- a CDS encoding AIR synthase related protein, translated to MPQALDQVDYDTLDAAKRRFIDAAKRTLGFASAYGIVPASGLGASANTFNFNLAPFLEAGARELSMTLVPEGLGTADDTRPDDLCEEELRRFWWNIGIKIISCLTNDAATSGMQTLLLGLYLPSSTPETIFTPAFLDGFLDGVVEGCKRVGCVYLSGETPQLKTKMIPGRLDIAGSVFGVMPPGVAPIDSSRLDAGNTIVLVESSGPHENGFTPMRKLAQSLPDGYRTKLPSGQEFWEAMNAASYLYTPLVQAVLGEGIRPTAMENITGHGWQKLMRSVKPLRYVIETMLPVPEIFTFVEGHLEGGAETMLSVFNYGAGFAFYTELEQDAERIVILAREHKLTAVIAGRVEASLAREVVVEPLGVTLKGESFGIARGV